CCCGGACTGTGCAGCCCGCTCGACCCTCGTCAGCTGAGCGAGATCGAAGCGGCCGCCGCCGGGGAGGAACACCGTAACCGTGATGACACTGAGTCCCGGCTGAAACGGGCCGGTCGTGATGCGCCGCTGGAAGCCGCCGGGAAGGGACTCCGTCGGCGCTTGCAGGCTCAGGGTGCCGAGCTTGGCCCGCTCCATCGCGTCCTCGGCGTAAATCACTGCCTCCGACCAATGGCGCGAAGCGGCGATGAGTTGGTGGCTCCCGTGGAGCAGTTGCAGGTAACTGAGTCCGACAAGGCTCAGTACGACGAGCGCCACCAGCACCTCGAGGAGCGTGAGTCCCCGTTGGCTCGTCATGGCGCGGCGTCCTCTCCTGATGCTGCGATGGGTTGGGCAAGCGATCGCACCACGTACAGCGGGAGCCCAACCGGCTCGGAGTCGTGCCAGAACCTAATCGCGACAGCACGGGGCATGACCGTAGTCTTGGGCCACTCCTCGAGCCACTGGGACCCTCTTGGGGCGAGCACGCGCACTTCCCACCGCGTCACGCCAGACAGGCGGACCACCACCTGTGCTGGTGGCGCCCGGCCGACCGGCGTTGCTTGCAGCGCGAGCCCGTCCGAGCTCGGCCCGATCGTGACCAGCCAATCGTAATCGGAGTCGAGCGGCGGCCCGCCGCCAGCGGCCACAAAGGACACGTGGCCGCCCTGGAGGGTGAAACCCTGGTCTCCCGGCAGTTGCGGT
This DNA window, taken from Deltaproteobacteria bacterium, encodes the following:
- a CDS encoding type II secretion system protein, which translates into the protein MRRASGFTLLEVMVAIVLTSLVVLLAYGAAQVSYDAQARLGAELRGLQGVRAMRELLRDALLNARSPQLPGDQGFTLQGGHVSFVAAGGGPPLDSDYDWLVTIGPSSDGLALQATPVGRAPPAQVVVRLSGVTRWEVRVLAPRGSQWLEEWPKTTVMPRAVAIRFWHDSEPVGLPLYVVRSLAQPIAASGEDAAP
- a CDS encoding prepilin-type N-terminal cleavage/methylation domain-containing protein, coding for MTSQRGLTLLEVLVALVVLSLVGLSYLQLLHGSHQLIAASRHWSEAVIYAEDAMERAKLGTLSLQAPTESLPGGFQRRITTGPFQPGLSVITVTVFLPGGGRFDLAQLTRVERAAQSGAPAAPPAPPTEPW